From a single Piliocolobus tephrosceles isolate RC106 chromosome 21, ASM277652v3, whole genome shotgun sequence genomic region:
- the LOC113225066 gene encoding tight junction protein ZO-3-like translates to MSPSHLFLVSPEKFPLLINGVSSQNLSLSDTRRLIEKSEGKLSLLVLRDRGQFLVNIPPAVSDGDSSPLEDISDLTSELSQAPPSHIPPPPRHAQRSPEASQTDSPV, encoded by the exons ATGTCACCCTCACATCTGTTCCTAGTATCCCCTGAGAAATTTCCACTTTTG ATCAACGGGGTGTCCAGCCAGAACCTGTCACTGAGTGACACCCGGCGACTGATCGAGAAGTCGGAAGGGAAGCTAAGCCTGCTGGTGCTGAGAGATCGCGGGCAGTTCCTGGTGAACATTCCGCCTGCTGTCAGTGACGGTGACAGCTCGCCATTGGAGG ACATCTCGGACCTCACCTCGGAGCTCTCGCAGGCACCACCATCCCACATCCCGCCACCACCCCGGCACGCTCAGCGGAGCCCCGAGGCTAGCCAGACTGACTCTCCCGTGTAA